From the Cucumis sativus cultivar 9930 chromosome 5, Cucumber_9930_V3, whole genome shotgun sequence genome, the window GCCGAGTTCAATTTACCACTCGTCTTATCTCCTCTTTTATACTTCAAACTCTCCCTTTTGCTAAATGGGATTTGCATTACAATAGCTGCAGATTCCAGGTCTGGATGTAAATCTGCTGAATCCCAAGGGCAAGAATCTATAGAACCATGATCACAGTTTTCAGAAGCATGTTTTCgctgaaatttgaatttttctagAGGAGTCCCATCATTTACACTGAAAGGTTCCCCAACTAAGCCCGTATCAGAACTTTTAGGAGGTTTGACAGCATCATGGATAGAGTCACAACTTCCTTGGGATGCAGTACTTTGTCTAGCACGTGCAGCATCGTACAGCACGAATTCTGTTACCATCGAGTTGTCAAAACCACCATCTCGAAGTTCAGAGGATAAATAACAGGAAACTTGCATCTGACCCACCATTAAGGAGTTTTTGCAGCTGTGATTCAATCCAAAACTACCAGCATTACTCTTTTTGTGATGATCTTGGGAATGAAACGTGTATACCCATTTAAATGCATTGCCTGTCTTCCATGTCTTAGCCACGTAGACATCTTCAGGGGAGCTCTGAGAGAACTCAAAAAATGGCATCCCATGTTTTTTCTCCAACTTGAGAGAGCCATGTAAATGAACGGGCGAAGATGCAACAACATTGTGGAGATTATCATTATTCGAAAAATTAGAGTCGGAATCTGAACTCTTTGGTGTACTTGATGTCTCATCTCTCTCCAAGTTAATTGCCTTAATAGCTTTATCTCTACCAGCTTCTACCGCATGACTGAAACGACTTCTGACAGACTTAGATTTCATAAATGGATCCAAAATTTTCCTGAAAGGACTTATATGAACCTTTGGACTGTGTCCAAACCGTAGATCACTTTCCACTGGAAGATGATTGCTAGGCATTTCTACCTTAGCAGAGAATGACTTCTGCAATGCATGAACTTTGTCTCTCTTGAAAAGTTTTTTGCCATTGTGAAGGGGTCTAATGCCTGTAACATTTCCAAGCTGATTGCTTGGATCTTTCGATACAGTTTCACTGTTCTCTAAACCTGAGTAGATCTCAATGAAACTATCTGATGAACGTGGGCCCATGCAAGCCTTATTAACTGATGGTTGATTCAATTTTGTGTCCAGAGATAATATCAGATCTCTCCTCTCTGGCTTTTCCTCGTCAGAACTACACAAAGAGTCAACAATACCAGAAGACCAAGAGGTGTAATCCTCACGagaaatttctatttttctcctttctcctTGAATCCCCATCCCTTCTATTTTACCTATGTCTTCAGAGCTTTGGTACTTCGAACGTCGCTTGAGCCCTTTGTCATCTTCCAATTCAACTAGGCTAGGAGAATTGCTTTTATGAGAACTATGGTCACGGCCAATTCTAATCTCTGTGAAATCATCCTCAACATTCAGTTCAAAACATTTACTCTCATTGTCTTCCTGTTCAATTAAGCTAGATGAATTACTTTTTCGAGACCTGTGACCACCACCAAATTTAATCTCCGTAAAATCATCCTTTACactcaaaacaaaatcttcatgctttagtttttttcttgtgcTTCTATTTTTAATGCTCGAACGTCGTGGAATCGATGGAAGAACGGTGTTAGGACTTAGATCCACAGCGCAAAGGCTGTCAAAGTCCAATTCTGTCTCTTGTCCCATCGTATGAACCACAGCTCTGCCAGATGAAAGACACAAAGTTTTGAGTAAAATTCTAAGAAATTTAACTATGTAAAAATTCAAGCTACAAAAAGgcaaaggtaaaaaaattgtaacacAACATAGTTCACAATCTATGGAACAAGGCATTGATATTTGTTTAGAATcaaatgttaataaaataaaaggccAGCATTAAATCACAAAACCACATATTTGCAACTTGAAGGAATCATGTTGGTAAAAACCCATAAACACAGAACTCGTATCAAATAAAAAGCTCCTGCCACCATTACAAACACAACAAAGACTTAACTTTCATGTCAAACAGAATCTGGTaataaacagaagaaaaaccaaaccacAGAAACCAGATCTCAACAAAAGCTCAAATTGCACAAAAAGAAGTACCAAAGGATCTTTGAACTCCAACTTGCAAATACTCAGTttgagaaaaggaaaactcCCCATTAAACCAGCAGCTCAGAGAACCACAGGActttcaaaaagaagaaaaaacacttGATTCTGGAAGCTGAAATCTTATACACCAACTCAATGCTCCGAAATACAAAGAAGTAgcaaagaaaaaccaaaatgtaaGCTCAGGGAGCCGAAAACCATTTCCTCAAACACATTGAAAGGAGCATTCAAGAAAACCCCAGAAGAAGGAACAGAAAAATTGAATGGAAAAAATTGGGCTTACCCCACCAGATCTTAGAAGAGTAAAGGCAAAGGAAAACCCAACAAACAACAGGAAGAAGCAACCATGTCGACCAATCTCTTCAGCTGAAAGCTTCAAAAGAATTCATAGCAGAAGGAGTAATAACCCAAACTAAGAAACGGTGAAGCTGTCACTAAATGAGAGATTCAGAAAGAATCAAGAAAAGTAGAAgggtgaaagaaaaaaaaatgatcagaAGAACTTGGGCAATAGCCTTAAAGCATAATGAACACAAAAGTTAACTCTTTGAGTGAGTGTGTGATGCAAGGCAAATTTTAGATAGAGAAAGCATGcgttagagagagaaaggaacagaggaaatgaaaatgagaggAAGAGCGAGagaatttctctctctcacacgAGTGAAGGTTGCTGGAAGAGACAAGATTACTGCGAAGTTCCTGTTCATGTCTACTTAAAAGACCCATATTTCTCTAGCCATCATCAGCTTCTTCATCATTATTCCTATGTTAAATTGTAAGTTTTGGTCCAAAATTTTTACGAATTTCCACTTTGTCTCGACGACGGTTTGGTTGAAAAAAGAGTACTCCCAAGTTCTTGTCTAactattttttgttctaaCAACTTATATCACAACAAATAAATTCGAACCTATGTTAAAATGAGTTGATTTATAACTctgaattttcatatttaggATTAAAAAAACGCTACATAGGTATTCACATAAGTAAAAATTTACATGCAACATTGTTTCGtaagttataaaaattatgaaacgAGTTAAATGACTGGACTAAAAGTTTAGGTCATGTTTAGTAACAATTTAATTGTTCTAAAAACAATCATTCCATGTTAAATTAGATTTGTTATATACTTTCTACTAATCTTTTCAAAAACCTAATCaagttttgaagattttaaaaatagcttttgtttcaatttggcTAATACATCAACttgtttatagaaaaaatgtagaaCAACGACAAGAATTCGAAAGGaaacaacttaattttttagaactATGGAGCTGTTGGGTAA encodes:
- the LOC101216494 gene encoding uncharacterized protein LOC101216494 — translated: MGQETELDFDSLCAVDLSPNTVLPSIPRRSSIKNRSTRKKLKHEDFVLSVKDDFTEIKFGGGHRSRKSNSSSLIEQEDNESKCFELNVEDDFTEIRIGRDHSSHKSNSPSLVELEDDKGLKRRSKYQSSEDIGKIEGMGIQGERRKIEISREDYTSWSSGIVDSLCSSDEEKPERRDLILSLDTKLNQPSVNKACMGPRSSDSFIEIYSGLENSETVSKDPSNQLGNVTGIRPLHNGKKLFKRDKVHALQKSFSAKVEMPSNHLPVESDLRFGHSPKVHISPFRKILDPFMKSKSVRSRFSHAVEAGRDKAIKAINLERDETSSTPKSSDSDSNFSNNDNLHNVVASSPVHLHGSLKLEKKHGMPFFEFSQSSPEDVYVAKTWKTGNAFKWVYTFHSQDHHKKSNAGSFGLNHSCKNSLMVGQMQVSCYLSSELRDGGFDNSMVTEFVLYDAARARQSTASQGSCDSIHDAVKPPKSSDTGLVGEPFSVNDGTPLEKFKFQRKHASENCDHGSIDSCPWDSADLHPDLESAAIVMQIPFSKRESLKYKRGDKTSGKLNSAIQNLSKIEQRKEEPPHHTTQETLKVVIPTGNHGLPTVESQGPSTLLDRWRLGGGCDCGGWDMGCPLLILGTHSSHCAENQAHKGKQTFHLFHQGAKDTTPALTMNIVKDGQYSVDFHARLSTLQAFSICVAILHATEACNAVQVEETKELQQCNSLKVLLEEEVKFLIDAVAMEEKKRETRMLKETPSSYLFNPPFSPIARV